The following coding sequences are from one Nicotiana tabacum cultivar K326 chromosome 1, ASM71507v2, whole genome shotgun sequence window:
- the LOC142162977 gene encoding uncharacterized protein LOC142162977, with protein sequence MHDFITAEDLELWDVICDGPFIPTKTIDEYNRISACQSAKEIWEALQIAPEGKTQVKQSKIDMLTTEYELFKMKDDESIQDMHTCFTSIINELHSLGEIIPRNKLLRKILSVLHSS encoded by the exons atGCATGATTTCATCACGGCTGAAGATTTAGAACTGTGGGATGTTATCTGTGATGGCCCCTTCATTCCTACGAAAACCATTG ATGAATACAACAGGATCTCAGCTTGTCAATCCGCTAAGGAGATCTGGGAAGCTCTCCAAATAGCACCCGAAGGGAAAACTCAAGTCAAGCAGTCGAAGATTGACATGTTAACAACTGAGTATGAGCTCTTCaagatgaaggatgatgagtccattCAGGATATGCACACTTGCTTCACTTctatcatcaatgagcttcactctcTCGGAGAAATCATTCCCAGGAACAAACTTCTCAGGAAAATACTTAGTGTACTACATAGTTCATAG